One stretch of Streptomyces sp. NBC_00443 DNA includes these proteins:
- a CDS encoding aminotransferase class V-fold PLP-dependent enzyme produces the protein MSETEVTTAPRPVLLADGRPAARAWSLDPALKHLNHGSFGAVPLVAQERQELLRVEMERSPVVWFPALPQRLAATRVELADFLRVSPGDLALVPNASAGASVVYAARTLRPGAEIVVTDHGYGAVTMGAERLARRWGGRVRTARVPLDADADQAYEAVIDELGEATELVVVDQITSATARRLPVERIGAEARRRGIPVLVDGAHAPGLLAAPLADATYDFWTGNLHKWGCAPRGTAALVARGPLRERLHPLIDSWAVADPYPGRFDQQGTIDATAYLAAPTSLAFIERTWGWTAARRYMDDLADYGARVIGASFAELTGADTAVDVGMPVPGMRLVRLPDGLAADRIEADALRDRVALELGVEAAFTSFDGVGYMRLSAHVYNTAADYEYFAEECVPVLGRWAREN, from the coding sequence GTGAGCGAGACCGAGGTGACCACCGCCCCGCGCCCTGTGCTGCTGGCGGACGGCCGGCCCGCCGCCCGGGCGTGGTCGCTGGATCCTGCCCTCAAGCACCTGAACCACGGCTCCTTCGGGGCGGTTCCCCTCGTCGCGCAGGAGCGGCAGGAACTGCTGCGTGTGGAGATGGAACGCTCACCCGTGGTGTGGTTCCCGGCACTGCCCCAGCGGCTCGCCGCCACGCGTGTCGAGCTCGCCGACTTCCTGCGTGTCAGCCCGGGGGACCTCGCCCTGGTGCCCAACGCCAGCGCCGGCGCGAGCGTCGTCTACGCTGCTCGCACCCTCCGCCCGGGTGCGGAGATCGTCGTCACCGACCATGGCTACGGGGCTGTGACAATGGGTGCCGAGCGGCTTGCACGCAGGTGGGGCGGCCGGGTCCGTACGGCCCGGGTGCCGCTGGACGCGGACGCGGACCAGGCGTACGAGGCCGTGATCGACGAACTCGGCGAAGCCACCGAGCTCGTCGTCGTCGACCAGATCACCTCGGCGACCGCGCGGCGGCTGCCCGTGGAACGCATCGGAGCGGAGGCCCGGCGGCGCGGCATCCCTGTCCTCGTCGACGGCGCGCACGCGCCCGGGCTGCTCGCCGCCCCGCTCGCCGACGCGACCTACGACTTCTGGACCGGCAACCTGCACAAGTGGGGCTGCGCTCCGCGCGGCACCGCGGCGCTGGTCGCCCGCGGCCCGCTGCGCGAGCGGCTCCACCCCCTCATCGACTCGTGGGCCGTGGCCGATCCCTACCCCGGCCGGTTCGACCAGCAGGGCACCATCGACGCCACCGCCTACCTGGCCGCGCCGACGTCCCTCGCCTTCATCGAGCGCACCTGGGGCTGGACCGCCGCCCGCCGCTACATGGACGACCTGGCCGACTACGGCGCCCGTGTCATCGGCGCCTCGTTTGCCGAACTGACCGGCGCGGACACCGCCGTCGACGTCGGCATGCCCGTGCCCGGGATGCGCCTGGTGCGTCTGCCGGACGGGCTCGCCGCCGACCGGATCGAGGCCGACGCACTGCGCGACCGGGTGGCCCTCGAACTGGGCGTGGAGGCGGCGTTCACCAGCTTCGACGGCGTCGGCTACATGCGCCTGTCCGCCCACGTCTACAACACCGCCGCCGACTACGAGTACTTCGCCGAGGAATGCGTCCCCGTCCTCGGCAGGTGGGCACGAGAGAACTGA
- a CDS encoding FadR/GntR family transcriptional regulator has translation MSAVEKAFHGLRHMIASGRLGPGERIPPEGDLCEELGVSRGSLREAVRMLAALGVIEPRHGSGTYVSQLRPEDVIGSLSLTLELLPLSGLLEVYEIRRVLEAHVAAQAAARCTPEAVRTLFSLIEDMEATSDPTKASELDHRFHAEIARVGGNPTLATLLAVFRARSRKYQVFTLPEGPEMRRKSDDDHRVLATAIADRDPVAAAGAAQAHVAQTERWLRAFMPPIEETGVPDGTDAVNEA, from the coding sequence ATGTCCGCAGTCGAGAAGGCGTTCCACGGGCTACGGCACATGATCGCGTCGGGGCGTCTGGGTCCGGGCGAGCGCATTCCGCCCGAGGGCGACCTCTGCGAGGAGTTGGGCGTCTCACGGGGATCGCTGCGTGAGGCCGTACGGATGCTCGCCGCCCTGGGCGTCATCGAGCCGCGGCACGGCTCGGGCACGTACGTCTCACAGCTGCGTCCCGAGGACGTGATCGGCAGCCTCTCCCTGACCCTTGAACTCCTCCCGCTGTCGGGCCTGTTGGAGGTCTACGAGATCCGGCGCGTCCTCGAGGCCCACGTCGCCGCCCAGGCGGCGGCCCGGTGCACACCGGAGGCGGTGCGCACGCTCTTCTCGCTCATCGAGGACATGGAGGCCACGAGCGACCCGACCAAGGCCTCCGAACTCGACCACCGCTTCCACGCGGAGATCGCCCGGGTCGGCGGCAACCCCACCCTGGCCACCCTCCTGGCGGTCTTCCGCGCCCGCTCCCGCAAGTACCAGGTCTTCACCCTGCCCGAAGGCCCTGAAATGCGCAGAAAGAGCGACGACGACCACCGCGTCCTGGCCACCGCCATCGCCGACCGCGACCCCGTCGCCGCGGCAGGAGCCGCGCAGGCACACGTCGCCCAGACGGAACGGTGGCTACGCGCCTTCATGCCACCGATCGAGGAGACCGGCGTCCCGGACGGGACGGACGCGGTGAACGAGGCTTAG
- a CDS encoding SpoIIE family protein phosphatase — MDEAPASMLEALFTQSPIGLHLIDTDLRVLRVNTATPFLRNLHMGDPRGRPVSEVYSFVDDDVEALLRGVLDTGVPVRQRIVRAHAEGAAHERNFEVSALRLEGSERSVLGVAVTAVDVTERERGLARTRLLDVVRERVGRTMEPALIGEELAAAVVPAFADVAVVDVVDAVLRGDDPPLAPPPTGTHVIRTAFRSTGTPPQSARSVGDVRRLAGPTPFTQALTDLSARVVQLKQDTSWLDADPALAEAIRSSGARSLLVVPLTLRDAALGIVSLYRTEDSPAFDEDDRAFAVELGTHTALCLDNARRYTREHTIAATVQRQLLPRRPEAHAWLETAYLSVTGADPGAWYDTTTLSSARTAIAVGEVSGRGVHAAAIMGQVRTAVRSLSVFDLTPDELLARLHDTAGRLAAEQAHLPLGDPLRQEALTADCVYAVHDPLTGTCTMAAAGRLAPLVVRPDGTVSLSGTPAGPRLGSKEGAPFAAVETDVPAGSVLVFASDPLLTSYLAEFPGPLAAVSQYADRPLQELGDALVYALPADLGVYDAAVIVARTRAFPADRCAAWALDPEPAAVADARRRTRRQLAAWHVDDETAYNVQLIVSELVTNAIRYGRPPIELRLIHDRTLTCEMRDAGSAAPHLRHAGTVDEGGRGLFIIAQLAQAWGTRFSTRGKTIWAEQALSGDTGSDGSG, encoded by the coding sequence GTGGACGAGGCACCCGCCTCGATGCTGGAGGCGCTGTTCACACAGTCCCCGATTGGGCTCCACCTCATTGACACGGACCTGCGGGTGCTGCGCGTCAACACCGCCACTCCTTTCTTGCGGAACCTGCACATGGGCGACCCCAGGGGGCGCCCGGTCAGTGAGGTCTACAGCTTCGTGGACGACGACGTGGAGGCGCTGCTGAGAGGAGTACTCGACACCGGGGTCCCCGTGCGCCAACGCATCGTCCGGGCGCATGCCGAGGGGGCTGCGCACGAGCGGAACTTCGAGGTCAGCGCGTTGCGTCTGGAAGGCTCGGAGCGGTCGGTGCTCGGGGTGGCGGTCACCGCCGTCGACGTCACCGAACGGGAGAGAGGCCTGGCCCGCACCAGGCTGCTCGACGTGGTGCGGGAGCGGGTGGGACGCACGATGGAGCCGGCCCTGATCGGTGAGGAACTCGCCGCTGCCGTGGTCCCCGCGTTCGCCGACGTCGCCGTCGTGGACGTGGTGGACGCCGTGCTCCGCGGCGATGATCCCCCACTCGCCCCGCCGCCCACCGGCACGCACGTCATACGCACTGCGTTCCGCAGCACAGGTACACCGCCGCAGTCTGCCCGTTCGGTGGGCGACGTCCGCCGCCTCGCCGGTCCGACACCCTTCACACAGGCCCTGACCGACCTGAGCGCGAGGGTGGTCCAGCTGAAACAGGACACCTCGTGGCTGGACGCCGATCCCGCACTCGCGGAGGCGATCCGGTCATCCGGAGCCCGTTCCCTCCTCGTGGTTCCCCTGACGCTGCGCGACGCCGCCCTCGGGATCGTGAGCCTGTACCGAACGGAGGACTCGCCGGCATTCGACGAGGACGACCGCGCGTTCGCGGTCGAGTTGGGCACCCACACCGCACTGTGCCTCGACAACGCCCGGCGCTACACACGTGAACACACCATCGCCGCCACGGTTCAGCGCCAACTACTGCCCCGCCGGCCCGAAGCCCACGCATGGCTGGAGACCGCCTACCTCTCCGTCACGGGTGCCGATCCCGGCGCCTGGTACGACACGACCACCCTGTCCAGTGCCCGCACGGCGATCGCTGTCGGCGAGGTGTCGGGACGCGGCGTCCACGCAGCGGCGATCATGGGACAGGTCCGTACAGCCGTACGCTCCCTGTCGGTGTTCGACCTCACCCCCGACGAACTGCTCGCCCGTCTGCACGACACGGCGGGGCGCCTTGCCGCTGAACAGGCCCACCTCCCGCTCGGTGATCCGCTGCGCCAGGAAGCGCTCACCGCCGACTGTGTGTACGCGGTCCACGACCCGTTGACCGGCACATGCACGATGGCGGCGGCCGGCCGGCTGGCCCCCTTGGTCGTACGTCCGGACGGGACGGTGTCCCTCTCCGGCACACCGGCCGGGCCCAGGCTGGGGAGTAAGGAGGGCGCGCCCTTCGCGGCCGTCGAGACCGACGTACCGGCCGGCAGCGTGCTGGTATTCGCCAGCGACCCGCTCCTCACTTCGTATCTCGCCGAATTCCCGGGCCCGTTGGCCGCGGTGTCCCAGTACGCCGATCGTCCGCTCCAGGAACTCGGCGATGCCCTCGTCTACGCTCTCCCGGCCGATCTGGGCGTCTACGACGCCGCGGTGATCGTCGCGCGCACCCGGGCGTTCCCCGCCGACCGCTGCGCCGCATGGGCGCTCGACCCCGAGCCGGCGGCCGTGGCCGACGCCCGGCGCCGTACACGCCGACAACTCGCCGCGTGGCACGTCGATGACGAGACCGCATACAACGTCCAGCTCATCGTCAGCGAACTCGTGACCAACGCCATCCGGTACGGCAGACCACCGATCGAACTGCGACTCATCCATGACCGCACCCTGACCTGCGAGATGCGTGACGCCGGCTCGGCCGCCCCACACCTGCGCCACGCCGGCACGGTCGACGAGGGCGGGCGAGGCCTGTTCATCATCGCGCAGTTGGCCCAGGCATGGGGGACCCGCTTCAGCACGCGGGGGAAGACGATCTGGGCCGAGCAGGCGCTGTCCGGCGACACCGGGTCCGACGGCTCGGGCTGA
- a CDS encoding Gfo/Idh/MocA family protein, protein MSETPAVSRRLLLGGAVATGAAAVGMTAAAPAAAAATEQAPRRRPGQKSMIGVPFEAHRTVRVGVIGLGNRGSGMVEGWAAVPGCTVTAVCDIRADRARRAADRLVSKGEPRPAEYGGSADSYARMLRRDDIDLVYVATPWEFHYEHGRAALLSGRHAVVELPVATELRQLWDLVDTSERTRRHLLLAENCSYGRNELAMLSMAHAGLFGDITNGHGGYLHDLRELLFSDTYYTDSWRRLWHTRSTASLYPMHGLAPIAAAMDINRGDRMTTLAATATAPKGLADYRERFVPRDHPSWKETYINGDLVTCLIETDKGRIIRAEHEVSSPRPYSRINSLAGSRGIVEDYTGPAPTGARVYLEPDHGGHTWRDFADYRKEYDHWLWRKVGDDAANNGGHGGMDYVLQWRTVQLMRAGLVPDIDVYDSAAWCSAVPLSAASLARNGRPVEIPDFTRGAWAGKRPGLDSSPTDMPPVG, encoded by the coding sequence ATGTCCGAAACACCCGCTGTCTCCCGCCGACTGCTCCTGGGCGGAGCCGTCGCCACCGGCGCGGCCGCGGTCGGGATGACCGCCGCGGCTCCGGCCGCGGCCGCCGCGACCGAGCAGGCGCCCCGCCGCCGTCCCGGACAGAAGTCGATGATCGGCGTGCCGTTCGAGGCCCACAGAACCGTCCGCGTCGGTGTCATCGGACTCGGCAACCGCGGCAGTGGCATGGTCGAGGGATGGGCGGCCGTGCCCGGCTGCACCGTGACCGCCGTCTGCGACATCCGGGCCGACCGCGCGCGCCGCGCCGCCGACCGGCTGGTGAGCAAGGGCGAGCCCCGCCCCGCCGAGTACGGCGGATCAGCCGACTCCTACGCCCGGATGCTCCGGCGCGACGACATCGACCTGGTGTACGTCGCCACGCCCTGGGAGTTCCACTACGAGCACGGCAGAGCCGCCCTGCTGAGCGGCAGGCACGCGGTGGTGGAACTCCCCGTCGCGACCGAACTGCGCCAGCTGTGGGACCTGGTCGACACCTCCGAGCGGACCCGCAGGCACCTGCTCCTCGCCGAGAACTGCAGCTACGGCCGCAACGAACTGGCCATGCTGAGCATGGCGCACGCCGGCCTGTTCGGCGACATCACCAACGGCCACGGCGGCTACCTCCACGACCTGCGCGAACTGCTCTTCTCCGACACCTACTACACCGACTCCTGGCGGCGCCTGTGGCACACCCGCAGCACCGCGTCCCTCTACCCGATGCACGGGCTGGCCCCGATCGCGGCCGCCATGGACATCAACCGCGGCGACCGGATGACCACCCTCGCCGCCACCGCGACCGCCCCGAAGGGACTGGCCGACTACCGCGAACGCTTCGTCCCCCGCGACCACCCGTCCTGGAAGGAGACCTACATCAACGGTGACCTGGTCACCTGCCTCATCGAGACCGACAAGGGCAGGATCATCCGGGCCGAGCACGAGGTGAGTTCACCCCGGCCGTACAGCAGGATCAACAGCCTCGCCGGCAGCCGGGGGATCGTCGAGGACTACACCGGGCCCGCGCCGACCGGCGCGCGCGTCTATCTCGAACCGGATCACGGCGGCCACACCTGGCGCGACTTCGCCGACTACCGCAAGGAGTACGACCACTGGCTGTGGCGGAAGGTCGGTGACGACGCCGCGAACAACGGCGGCCACGGCGGCATGGACTACGTCCTGCAGTGGCGCACCGTCCAGTTGATGCGCGCAGGGCTGGTGCCCGACATCGACGTGTACGACTCGGCTGCCTGGTGCTCGGCGGTCCCGCTGAGCGCGGCGTCCCTGGCGAGGAACGGCCGCCCGGTCGAGATCCCGGACTTCACCCGCGGCGCCTGGGCCGGCAAACGCCCCGGACTCGACTCCAGCCCCACGGACATGCCACCCGTCGGCTGA
- a CDS encoding endonuclease/exonuclease/phosphatase family protein: METSDAVGIRIGEAMVFARGTRLFAGAVIVACMVLVGPSAPSGGLFARSLPVEAVKDVAPNRVMTWNICNPCEVSNVDRAAEIAAYAPQVIGLQEACVRDVERIREYLESLHGLVYHVEYGTVLRSWGRCGGVPWSPGAYGQAVLSAAPMTDRVNVEYPDGGSEDRGYMAVTTMVGGQPTRVFNTHLAHRRQEGVRAAQVGVLAAEVDRHDRAIVVGDFNAVPDAPELTRMWALAADADPQCHPSPVGTCQTTTDWHSKFDYIFLRGIDPLEHRVHPGPNSDHHLQYADLDA; this comes from the coding sequence ATGGAGACGTCAGATGCCGTGGGCATCCGGATCGGGGAGGCGATGGTGTTCGCAAGGGGCACGCGGTTGTTCGCGGGAGCCGTGATCGTCGCCTGCATGGTGCTCGTCGGCCCCAGTGCACCGAGCGGCGGCCTCTTCGCCAGGTCGCTGCCCGTCGAAGCCGTCAAGGACGTCGCACCGAACCGGGTCATGACGTGGAACATCTGCAACCCCTGCGAGGTGAGCAACGTTGACCGGGCTGCGGAGATCGCCGCGTACGCGCCCCAGGTCATCGGCCTGCAAGAAGCGTGCGTGCGGGACGTCGAGAGGATCCGGGAGTATCTGGAGAGCCTTCACGGACTGGTCTACCACGTGGAGTACGGGACCGTTCTCCGGAGTTGGGGCCGCTGTGGGGGAGTGCCGTGGAGTCCGGGGGCCTACGGCCAGGCGGTCCTCTCAGCGGCGCCGATGACGGACCGCGTCAACGTGGAGTACCCCGACGGAGGATCCGAGGACCGGGGCTACATGGCGGTCACCACCATGGTGGGCGGCCAACCTACCCGGGTCTTCAACACCCACCTCGCCCACCGACGTCAGGAAGGGGTCCGGGCGGCCCAGGTCGGTGTGCTGGCCGCAGAAGTCGATCGGCACGACCGCGCCATCGTGGTCGGCGACTTCAACGCTGTGCCCGACGCTCCCGAACTCACCCGGATGTGGGCCCTGGCCGCGGATGCAGACCCCCAGTGTCACCCCTCGCCCGTCGGTACCTGCCAGACGACCACGGACTGGCACAGCAAGTTCGACTACATCTTCCTGCGCGGCATCGACCCGCTCGAGCACCGTGTGCATCCCGGCCCGAACTCGGACCACCACCTGCAGTACGCCGACCTGGACGCGTAG
- a CDS encoding MerR family transcriptional regulator, which produces MRIGELAARAGVSVRSLRYYEEQGLLTSARSASGQRHYTEGHVERVTFLQRMYAAGLSSRTISELLPCVDSPSEETSDAALERMAEERDRLSEHIEDLIRTREALDTLMATNRAHRRRLKSAATG; this is translated from the coding sequence ATGCGTATCGGTGAGCTCGCGGCGCGGGCCGGAGTCAGCGTCAGATCCCTGCGCTACTACGAGGAACAGGGCCTGCTCACGAGCGCCCGCAGCGCCAGCGGGCAGCGGCACTACACGGAGGGCCACGTCGAGCGGGTCACGTTCCTCCAGCGGATGTACGCCGCGGGCCTGTCCAGCCGGACCATCTCCGAACTGCTCCCCTGCGTCGACTCGCCCAGCGAGGAGACGTCCGACGCTGCGCTGGAACGGATGGCCGAGGAGCGCGACCGGCTCTCGGAGCACATCGAGGACCTCATCCGCACCCGGGAGGCACTGGACACGTTGATGGCCACGAACCGGGCCCACCGAAGGCGCCTGAAGTCGGCCGCGACGGGCTGA
- a CDS encoding alkene reductase, whose protein sequence is MTTLFSGYRLGTLALPNRVVMAPMTRVRAAEGGLATPSMARYYAQRATAGLIVTEGVQPSLIGQSNPGTPGLHTDQQVAAWRPVTDAVHTNGGRIFAQIMHGGRVSHPDTNGMQPVGPSAVAAVGEVFTPNGPLPAPVPRALDTAEVPEHVQSYADAARRAVDAGFDGVELHGANGYLISQFLSSNANLRTDRYGGSVSNRIRFAVETAAATAEAIGADRTGIRLSPEGAFWGIEESDVAELYTALLTELSRLGLAYVHLEATTDEETLLGLRRSWSGPLVMNPVLPMGPKQTGHADADHWLGLGADLISFGRAFIANPDLVERLRTGLPIAPADDATYFQGGDNGYLTYSAYQHSA, encoded by the coding sequence GTGACGACCCTCTTCTCCGGCTACCGGCTCGGCACCCTGGCGCTGCCCAATCGCGTGGTGATGGCTCCGATGACACGTGTCCGGGCTGCTGAGGGCGGTCTGGCGACGCCGTCGATGGCGCGCTACTACGCCCAGCGGGCCACGGCCGGCCTGATCGTCACCGAGGGGGTGCAGCCGAGCCTGATCGGGCAGTCCAACCCCGGCACTCCGGGGCTGCACACCGACCAGCAGGTGGCCGCATGGCGCCCGGTGACCGACGCGGTGCACACCAACGGCGGCCGGATCTTCGCCCAGATCATGCACGGCGGACGTGTCTCGCACCCTGACACCAACGGTATGCAGCCCGTCGGCCCGTCCGCCGTCGCGGCTGTCGGCGAGGTGTTCACGCCCAACGGACCGCTGCCCGCGCCGGTTCCGCGCGCCCTGGACACGGCCGAGGTGCCCGAGCATGTCCAGTCGTACGCGGACGCCGCACGCCGTGCGGTCGACGCCGGTTTCGACGGTGTGGAACTCCACGGCGCCAACGGCTATCTGATCTCGCAGTTCCTCTCCTCCAACGCCAACCTGCGCACGGACCGTTACGGCGGCTCGGTGAGCAACCGGATCCGGTTCGCCGTCGAGACGGCCGCCGCGACCGCCGAGGCCATCGGCGCGGACCGCACCGGGATCCGACTCTCCCCCGAGGGCGCCTTCTGGGGCATCGAGGAGAGCGACGTAGCCGAGCTCTACACCGCGCTCCTGACCGAGCTGTCCCGGCTCGGCCTGGCCTACGTCCACCTCGAGGCCACCACCGACGAGGAGACGCTTCTCGGTCTGCGCCGGAGCTGGTCCGGCCCACTCGTCATGAACCCGGTGCTACCGATGGGCCCGAAGCAGACCGGCCATGCCGACGCCGACCACTGGCTGGGCCTCGGGGCAGACCTCATCAGCTTCGGCCGCGCCTTCATCGCCAACCCCGACCTGGTGGAGCGTCTGCGCACCGGTCTCCCGATCGCTCCCGCCGACGACGCCACGTACTTCCAGGGCGGCGACAACGGCTATCTCACGTACTCGGCGTACCAGCACTCGGCGTAG
- a CDS encoding PPOX class F420-dependent oxidoreductase has protein sequence MSKPPLPAEAVELLRRANPCVMATLRSDGTPVSTPTWYVWDDGRVLISLDEGRVRLKHLRRDPRVTLTVLDGDDWYTHVTLIGRVVETHDDEGLEDIDRLATHYIGKPYPDRVRARVSAWIEIDRWHGWGAMKDSDQASS, from the coding sequence ATGTCCAAGCCGCCGCTTCCCGCAGAGGCCGTGGAGTTGCTGCGCCGAGCCAACCCGTGCGTGATGGCGACCCTGCGTTCGGACGGCACACCGGTGTCCACTCCCACTTGGTACGTGTGGGACGACGGCCGCGTCCTGATCAGCCTCGACGAGGGCCGCGTCCGTCTGAAGCACCTGCGCCGCGACCCCCGCGTGACCCTCACCGTTCTCGACGGCGACGACTGGTACACGCACGTCACGCTGATCGGCCGCGTCGTCGAGACGCATGACGACGAGGGTCTGGAGGACATCGACCGTCTCGCCACGCACTACATCGGCAAGCCCTACCCCGACCGCGTCCGGGCCCGTGTGAGCGCCTGGATCGAGATCGACCGCTGGCACGGCTGGGGCGCGATGAAGGACAGCGACCAGGCCTCCAGCTGA
- a CDS encoding MerR family transcriptional regulator has protein sequence MQDEFLTIGRFARLCRLSVKQLRHYDETGLLVPVHVDAGTGYRYYAPEQARDALTVALLRDMDLPLAVIARTLAAEPESRARILRGERDRLAERISRDQARLAMLERLAERGLPGYEVTMSQEPERRLAVVRAVCTPAEIGDKVAGCVARLLPGLGRAGIAWEPPLWALYPLDLQEPMEIAVGVQTPVQTPPGEVTAVVADFEVLSGGPVAETVHVGPYAQLPLAYNALFAAIHERGLRPRAPVREAYLVGPAEAPPEELLTRLVIPIQENAA, from the coding sequence GTGCAGGACGAATTTCTCACCATCGGGCGCTTCGCCCGCCTGTGCCGGCTCAGCGTCAAGCAGCTGCGGCACTACGACGAGACGGGGCTGTTGGTCCCGGTCCACGTGGACGCCGGCACCGGCTATCGCTACTACGCGCCCGAACAGGCACGCGACGCCCTGACCGTCGCCCTGCTCCGCGACATGGACCTCCCGCTGGCCGTGATCGCCCGGACCCTCGCCGCCGAACCCGAGTCCAGGGCACGGATCCTGCGCGGCGAACGGGACCGGCTGGCCGAACGGATCAGCAGGGACCAGGCACGGCTGGCGATGCTGGAGCGGCTGGCGGAACGCGGCCTGCCCGGCTACGAGGTGACGATGAGTCAGGAACCGGAGCGGCGTCTGGCAGTCGTACGGGCGGTCTGCACCCCAGCGGAGATCGGGGACAAGGTCGCGGGGTGTGTGGCTCGGCTGCTGCCCGGGCTCGGCCGGGCCGGGATCGCCTGGGAGCCGCCGCTGTGGGCCCTGTACCCGCTGGATCTGCAAGAGCCCATGGAGATCGCCGTAGGAGTGCAGACGCCAGTGCAGACGCCGCCGGGGGAAGTGACGGCAGTCGTTGCGGACTTCGAGGTGCTGTCCGGCGGACCCGTGGCCGAGACCGTGCACGTCGGGCCGTACGCGCAGCTGCCCTTGGCCTACAACGCGCTCTTCGCCGCCATCCATGAGCGCGGGCTGCGCCCGAGAGCACCCGTACGCGAGGCCTACCTCGTCGGCCCGGCCGAGGCGCCGCCGGAAGAGCTGCTGACCCGGCTGGTCATCCCGATCCAGGAGAACGCGGCATGA
- a CDS encoding BtrH N-terminal domain-containing protein, with the protein MTMLDIDARGMRHCETTALGVLLRDQGHDLSEPMLFGLGSGLSFVYWDSKKMTFPFLGGRVKPFDLTRNLAARLGLELVVRETTSPRRAWENVAAPIDAGHPVGLQLDSFHLDYFGSKVHFGGHVVAMYGYDDHDAYLVDTDQQGGAVTTSLTSLAQARAARGPMTARHRSFTLTAPSNLPSPQVRITAAVTACADAFLDPPIANLGHRGIEKAGKLVRTWLQRTDAPQRDLPQAALLMEQAGTGGALFRNLYRDFLAECAGLLDNGHLRTGHRLYSEAATLWTEAAVLIKKAGESGDEQCLARAGAVLHDLSRIEREAMQSLSRLTVPAASRG; encoded by the coding sequence ATGACAATGCTGGACATCGATGCCCGCGGGATGCGGCACTGCGAGACGACAGCTCTGGGAGTGCTGCTGCGCGACCAAGGGCACGATCTGTCCGAGCCCATGCTCTTCGGCCTCGGCTCGGGTCTGTCCTTCGTCTACTGGGACAGCAAGAAGATGACCTTCCCTTTCCTGGGAGGACGGGTGAAGCCCTTCGACCTCACCAGGAACCTGGCCGCGAGACTCGGGCTGGAACTCGTGGTGCGGGAGACCACCTCGCCCCGCAGGGCATGGGAGAACGTGGCAGCCCCCATCGACGCCGGTCACCCCGTCGGACTGCAGCTCGACAGCTTCCATCTGGACTACTTCGGGTCGAAGGTGCACTTCGGCGGGCATGTCGTCGCCATGTACGGCTACGACGACCACGACGCCTACCTGGTGGACACCGACCAGCAGGGCGGAGCGGTGACCACGAGCCTGACCAGCCTCGCGCAGGCAAGAGCCGCGCGCGGCCCGATGACCGCCAGGCACCGGTCCTTCACCCTCACCGCCCCGAGCAACCTGCCCTCCCCGCAGGTCCGGATCACAGCCGCCGTCACCGCCTGCGCCGACGCCTTCCTCGACCCGCCCATCGCCAACCTGGGCCACCGTGGCATCGAGAAGGCCGGCAAGCTGGTGCGCACATGGCTCCAGCGCACCGACGCCCCACAAAGGGACCTGCCCCAAGCCGCCCTCTTGATGGAGCAGGCCGGCACCGGCGGCGCCCTGTTCCGCAACCTCTACCGCGACTTCCTCGCCGAATGCGCCGGCCTGCTCGACAACGGCCACCTGCGCACCGGACACCGGCTGTACAGCGAGGCAGCCACGCTGTGGACGGAGGCCGCGGTGCTGATCAAGAAGGCCGGTGAATCAGGCGACGAACAGTGCCTCGCCCGGGCAGGGGCCGTCCTGCACGATCTGTCGCGCATCGAGCGCGAGGCCATGCAGTCCCTGAGCCGCCTGACCGTGCCGGCCGCGAGCAGAGGGTGA
- a CDS encoding SRPBCC family protein, which yields MAVRHRLIQASPSAVWAVLADGNRYAEWVVGTSRSDPLRGRWPETDAAIRYEVRIGPVRLYNETVVRRYEPGVSMELEAHAGALGTARIAIELRPWGRKCLVLVDEHPLQGAGGRLHNVGFEALIQLRHRAMLARLARLCESEAQDARRAPRRAPAASPVPGADGAGRA from the coding sequence GTGGCCGTTCGCCACCGTCTGATCCAAGCCAGCCCGAGTGCTGTGTGGGCCGTCCTCGCCGACGGCAACCGATACGCGGAGTGGGTGGTGGGGACCTCGAGGTCCGATCCGCTCCGCGGACGGTGGCCGGAAACCGACGCGGCGATCCGCTACGAGGTCCGGATCGGCCCCGTCCGGCTGTACAACGAGACGGTTGTCCGCCGCTACGAGCCAGGAGTGTCCATGGAGCTGGAGGCTCACGCCGGCGCGCTGGGCACGGCAAGGATCGCGATCGAGCTGCGGCCGTGGGGCAGGAAGTGCCTGGTGCTCGTGGACGAGCATCCCCTTCAGGGAGCGGGCGGCCGGCTGCACAACGTCGGCTTCGAGGCGCTGATCCAACTGCGCCACCGGGCGATGCTCGCCCGCCTCGCCCGGCTCTGCGAGAGCGAGGCGCAAGACGCCCGCCGCGCCCCACGGAGGGCACCGGCAGCGTCGCCGGTGCCGGGCGCGGACGGAGCTGGCCGTGCCTGA